A stretch of Methanosphaerula palustris E1-9c DNA encodes these proteins:
- a CDS encoding 30S ribosomal protein S15, protein MARMHARCRGKSGSVRPHRTEAPVWSTTDSTEIEKLIVELKKNEKSTSEIGLILRDRYSVPDVKLATGKRINAVLKENGLASEIPEDLRNLIVKALRMRKHMGENKKDLLNKRQLQLTESKVRRLVKYYVGSKKLPAGWVYKPDTAEILLSR, encoded by the coding sequence ATGGCACGAATGCATGCCCGATGCAGGGGTAAATCCGGCTCAGTGAGGCCGCACAGGACAGAAGCGCCTGTCTGGTCCACGACTGACAGCACAGAGATTGAGAAACTGATCGTCGAACTCAAGAAGAACGAGAAGTCGACCAGTGAGATCGGGTTGATCCTCCGTGACCGGTACAGCGTCCCTGATGTGAAGCTGGCGACCGGAAAGCGGATCAACGCGGTCTTAAAAGAGAACGGGCTCGCTTCTGAGATCCCTGAGGATCTCCGGAACCTGATAGTCAAGGCACTCCGGATGCGAAAGCACATGGGGGAGAATAAGAAGGACCTGCTGAACAAGCGGCAGCTCCAGCTGACTGAGTCCAAGGTTCGGCGGCTGGTCAAGTACTACGTGGGCTCCAAGAAGCTCCCCGCAGGCTGGGTCTACAAACCTGATACCGCTGAGATTCTGCTCTCACGGTAG